In Aedes albopictus strain Foshan chromosome 3, AalbF5, whole genome shotgun sequence, the following are encoded in one genomic region:
- the LOC109399334 gene encoding peroxisome assembly protein 12-A, whose translation MAAKGAHITQNSIEARPSIFEVVAADSLNATFYPALKRIANFLATIKPGTFGSLVRYYDEAYLLFTWVVQRYYLRHKGGSLSEVFYGLTRISARTQNLDHTGQRWSLICLVMAPYVYRKFEQRLHQWKDDYENGKPVSQNKVLLTKVVPYLRAYFEGVKLFQYISYLAGIGPTHSPVLRALNLTLTYLAEEEESWTIRDLLGGQVKLAAMLSTVMLRTLELSAFFLQFIEWWQNEANMGDLSKLPIPDAPPADFNSEKYKGVCPLCLQRWLIPTAVSISGYVYCYRCIVSHLQKENKCPVTKYPATVNDLVRIFDDEDDV comes from the exons ATGGCAGCGAAAGGAGCACACATAACGCAAAATAGTATTGAAGCTCGCCCATCAATATTTGAAGTGGTAGCAGCCGATTCCCTGAATGCAACTTTCTATCCCGCTCTGAAAAGAATTGCCAAT TTTCTAGCTACTATTAAACCTGGCACGTTTGGTAGCCTCGTAAGGTACTACGATGAAGCATACCTACTGTTCACTTGGGTTGTCCAAAGATATTACTTGCGACACAAGGGCGGATCACTGTCGGAAGTGTTCTATGGATTAACACGGATCTCAGCGCGAACACAGAACCTGGATCACACTGGCCAACGCTGGTCGTTGATATGTCTAGTAATGGCTCCCTACGTGTATCGCAAATTCGAACAACGATTGCATCAATGGAAAGATGATTACGAAAATGGAAAACCTGTTTCGCAGAACAAAGTTCTCCTGACCAAAGTGGTACCATATCTGAGAGCATATTTCGAGGGTGTTAAACTATTCCAATACATCAGCTATTTGGCCGGAATTGGACCTACACATTCACCTGTACTGAGGGCGCTGAACCTGACGCTGACCTACCTAGCAGAAGAGGAAGAATCGTGGACCATTCGAGACTTGCTCGGTGGTCAGGTTAA GCTAGCAGCGATGCTCAGCACGGTTATGCTAAGAACATTGGAGCTTTCGGCGTTCTTCCTGCAATTCATCGAGTGGTGGCAAAACGAAGCAAACATGGGTGATTTGTCTAAGCTGCCGATACCGGATGCGCCGCCGGCGGACTTCAACAGTGAGAAATACAAAGGGGTATGTCCACTGTGCCTGCAGCGTTGGTTGATTCCAACGGCGGTTTCCATTTCTGG GTATGTCTACTGCTATCGTTGTATCGTATCACATTTACAGAAAGAGAATAAGTGTCCAGTTACAAAGTATCCTGCCACTGTTAATGACCTAGTGAGGATATTCGACGACGAAGATGACGTGTGA
- the LOC109405647 gene encoding alcohol dehydrogenase class-3: MSNTAGQVISCKAAVAWEAKKPLSIETVEVAPPKAGEVRVKITASGVCHTDAYTLDGHDSEGIFPVILGHEGAGIVESVGEGVTKFKPGDHVIPLYIPQCFECKYCKSPKTNLCPKIRATQGKGVLPDGTSRFTCKGQQVYHFMGTSTFSEYTVVAEISLCKIDETAPLEKVCLLGCGIPTGYGAALNTAKVEKGSSCAIWGLGAVGLAAAMGCKAAGATRIIGVDINPEKFKLGEKFGCTEFVNPNDYDKPIQQVLVEKTDGGLDYTFECVGNVMTMRAALESCSRGWGVSVIIGVAESGREISTRPFQLVTGRTWKGTAFGGWKSVDSVPKLVTSYLNKELMVDEFITHTMPVEKINEAFTLMHEGKSLRSIVNF; encoded by the exons ATGAGCAACACTGCAGGACAG GTTATTTCATGCAAAGCGGCCGTTGCTTGGGAAGCCAAGAAGCCGCTTTCGATCGAAACGGTCGAGGTGGCACCCCCGAAAGCCGGAGAGGTACGCGTGAAGATTACGGCCTCCGGCGTGTGCCATACGGATGCCTATACGTTGGACGGTCACGACTCGGAGGGAATTTTTCCGGTTATCTTGGGTCACGAAGGGGCCGGTATTGTGGAAAGCGTCGGCGAAGGTGTGACGAAATTCAAACCGGGAGACCACGTGATTCCGTTGTACATTCCGCAATGCTTCGAGTGTAAGTACTGCAAAAGCCCGAAAACCAACCTTTGTCCGAAGATTCGTGCCACTCAGGGAAAGGGTGTGCTGCCAGATGGCACTAGCCGGTTCACGTGCAAGGGCCAGCAGGTGTACCATTTCATGGGAACTTCTACTTTTTCGGAGTACACCGTCGTAGCGGAGATCTCTCTGTGCAAGATTGATGAGACAGCGCCGCTGGAAAAAGTTTGCCTTCTAGGATGCGGCATTCCGACTGGATACGGCGCAGCTCTTAATACCGCTAAAGTCGAGAAGGGAAGCAGTTGTGCCATCTGGGGACTGGGAGCAGTTGGGTTGGCTGCAGCCATGGGTTGCAAAGCTGCCGGAGCTACCAGAATTATCGGTGTCGATATCAACCCGGAAAAGTTCAAATTGGGCGAGAAATTTGGCTGCACAGAGTTTGTTAACCCCAATGATTATGACAAACCCATTCAGCAGGTGTTAGTCGAGAAGACCGATGGAGGATTGGACTACACTTTCGAATGCGTTGGCAATGTTATGACCATGCGGGCCGCTCTGGAATCCTGCTCCCGTGGATGGGGTGTCTCGGTTATCATCGGAGTGGCTGAATCGGGACGTGAAATATCCACACGCCCCTTCCAGCTGGTTACGGGAAGAACCTGGAAAGGAACGGCTTTCGGTGGATGGAAAAGCGTTGATAGTGTGCCAAAGTTGGTGACCAGCTATTTGAATAAGGAGTTGATGGTAGATGAGTTCATAACGCACACTATGCCGGTCGAAAAGATCAATGAAGCATTTACGCTTATGCACGAAGGAAAAAGTCTTCGATCGATTGTTAATTTCTAA